Proteins encoded within one genomic window of Brienomyrus brachyistius isolate T26 chromosome 22, BBRACH_0.4, whole genome shotgun sequence:
- the LOC125718169 gene encoding calphotin-like isoform X9, with protein sequence MDAIFDASFVVPAVIFTFLAIILATSLFGKKADPKSEAIGDDAPVEETLREGEQSQPKPETHEVSQSEVHRIEEIRTEPESDVPAVAPVLEEMGALEKEPVIQAEIPPAQQESEKSPITVQQARDWIWESVSLTLSAASRVLESEPPPLEKAIVPELTDLASQVGFALAPKPVPVLEAASEPELVPEAPAEAEPVAQVVLERENLPEVASAVAPGPTSIPEAAPTVAFEPTSIPEATPTAAPEPASIPEVTPVAAPGPTSIPEAAPTVAFEPTSIPEATPTAAPEPASIPEVTPVAAPEPASIPEATHVAAPEPASILEATPTVAFEPTSIPKATPTAAPEPASIPEVTPVAAPGPASIPEAAPTVTFQPTSIPEATPMGAPEPTSIPEVTFVAAPELASIPEAAHVAAPQPASIPEAAPVAVPEPASIPEVTFVAAPEPASIPEAAHVAAPQPASIPEAAPVAVPEPASIPEAAHVAAPQPASIPEAAPVAVPEPASIPEAAHVAAPQPTSIPEAAPVAVPEPASIPEAAHVAAPQPALIPEAAHVAASESAPIPEATPTGAPEPTSIPEVTFVAAPEPASTPEAAPVAASESAPIPAAAPTAAPEKVSIPETSPKVDSEQESVPKASPTDSVPEPILDPFFTTTTSVSEHFPESAASVASLEDILQMAAEPSPVKHEHIDAAVPSSSDSDGKPLKYVSRKLRTSQLEKLMTKEELEEEQRMQQKQLAAIFQLLRDNKETFGVVTEGDVKEQLKLYSK encoded by the exons ATGGATGCGATTTTTGATGCGTCGTTTGTCGTGCCCGCGGTCATATTCACTTTTCTTGCAATTATCTTGGCTACCTCGCTCTTCGGTAAGAAAGCCGACCCAAAGTCCGAGGCAATCGGAGACGATGCTCCTGTAGAGGAAACTCTGAGGGAAGGAGAACAATCACAACCTAAACCCGAAACACATGAGGTTTCACAGAGTGAAGTTCACAGAATAGAAGAGATCAGGACAGAACCAGAGTCTGATGTTCCCGCAGTGGCCCCGGTGTTGGAGGAGATGGGAGCGCTGGAGAAAGAGCCCGTGATCCAGGCTGAGATTCCGCCTGCGCAACAGGAGTCGGAGAAAAGTCCGATAACG GTCCAGCAGGCCCGGGATTGGATTTGG GAGTCTGTGTCACTGACCCTATCAGCAGCATCAAGGGTCCTGGAGAGCGAACCACCACCACTGGAGAAAGCGATCGTTCCAGAACTCACGGACCTCGCTTCCCAAGTGGGCTTTGCACTGGCTCCTAAACCGGTGCCGGTTCTTGAAGCAGCCTCTGAACCCGAACTTGTTCCTGAAGCACCTGCTGAAGCAGAACCTGTTGCACAAGTGGTACTTGAACGAGAAAATCTTCCTGAAGTTGCCTCTGCAGTAGCCCCCGGACCCACATCCATCCCTGAGGCCGCCCCTACAGTGGCCTTTGAACCCACATCGATCCCCGAGGCCACTCCCACGGCAGCCCCCGAACCTGCATCCATCCCAGAGGTCACTCCTGTGGCAGCCCCCGGACCCACATCCATCCCTGAGGCCGCCCCTACAGTGGCCTTTGAACCCACATCGATCCCCGAGGCCACTCCCACGGCAGCCCCCGAACCTGCATCCATCCCAGAGGTCACTCCTGTGGCAGCCCCCGAACCTGCATCGATCCCTGAGGCCACCCATGTGGCAGCCCCCGAACCTGCATCCATCCTTGAGGCCACCCCTACAGTGGCCTTTGAACCCACATCAATCCCCAAGGCCACCCCCACGGCAGCCCCCGAAC CTGCATCCATCCCAGAGGTCACTCCTGTGGCAGCCCCCGGACCCGCATCCATCCCTGAGGCCGCCCCTACAGTGACCTTTCAACCCACATCAATCCCCGAGGCCACTCCCATGGGAGCCCCTGAACCCACATCGATCCCAGAGGTCACTTTTGTGGCAGCCCCCGAACTGGCATCGATCCCCGAGGCCGCCCATGTGGCAGCCCCCCAACCCGCATCGATCCCTGAGGCCGCCCCTGTGGCAGTCCCCGAACCAGCATCGATCCCAGAGGTCACTTTTGTGGCAGCCCCCGAACCGGCATCGATCCCCGAGGCCGCCCATGTGGCAGCCCCCCAACCCGCATCGATCCCCGAGGCCGCCCCTGTGGCAGTCCCCGAACCGGCATCGATCCCCGAGGCCGCCCATGTGGCAGCCCCCCAACCCGCATCGATCCCCGAGGCCGCCCCTGTGGCAGTCCCCGAACCAGCATCGATCCCCGAGGCCGCCCATGTGGCAGCCCCCCAACCCACATCGATCCCCGAGGCTGCCCCTGTGGCAGTCCCCGAACCGGCATCGATCCCCGAGGCCGCCCATGTGGCAGCCCCCCAACCCGCATTGATCCCCGAGGCCGCCCATGTGGCAGCCTCAGAATCAGCACCCATCCCCGAGGCCACTCCCACGGGAGCCCCTGAACCCACATCGATCCCAGAGGTCACTTTTGTGGCAGCCCCCGAACCAGCATCGACCCCCGAGGCCGCTCCTGTGGCAGCCTCAGAATCAGCACCCATCCCTGCGGCCGCCCCTACGGCAGCCCCTGAAAAAGTATCTATTCCTGAGACCAGCCCTAAAGTGGATTCTGAACAGGAATCGGTTCCCAAGGCTTCCCCTACTGATTCAGTGCCTGAACCTATTCTTGACCCCTTTTTCACGACCACAACATCAGTCTCGGAACATTTTCCAGAATCTGCTGCTTCTGTGGCTTCTCTGGAGGACATCCTGCAGATGGCAGCAGAGCCCAGCCCAGTGAAACACGAGCATATTG ATGCTGCAGTGCCGTCCAGCTCCGACAGTGATGGTAAGCCTCTGAAGTACGTCTCCAGAAAACTGAGAACCAGTCAACTTGAGAAGCTGATGACCAAGGAAGAGTTGGAGGAAGAGCAGAG
- the LOC125718169 gene encoding calphotin-like isoform X11, translating into MDAIFDASFVVPAVIFTFLAIILATSLFGKKADPKSEAIGDDAPVEETLREGEQSQPKPETHEVSQSEVHRIEEIRTEPESDVPAVAPVLEEMGALEKEPVIQAEIPPAQQESEKSPITVQQARDWIWESVSLTLSAASRVLESEPPPLEKAIVPELTDLASQVGFALAPKPVPVLEAASEPELVPEAPAEAEPVAQVVLERENLPEVASAVAPGPTSIPEAAPTVAFEPTSIPEATPTAAPEPASIPEVTPVAAPGPTSIPEAAPTVAFEPTSIPEATPTAAPEPASIPEVTPVAAPGPASIPEAAPTVTFQPTSIPEATPMGAPEPTSIPEVTFVAAPELASIPEAAHVAAPQPASIPEAAPVAVPEPASIPEVTFVAAPEPASIPEAAHVAAPQPASIPEAAPVAVPEPASIPEAAHVAAPQPASIPEAAPVAVPEPASIPEAAHVAAPQPTSIPEAAPVAVPEPASIPEAAHVAAPQPALIPEAAHVAASESAPIPEATPTGAPEPTSIPEVTFVAAPEPASTPEAAPVAASESAPIPAAAPTAAPEKVSIPETSPKVDSEQESVPKASPTDSVPEPILDPFFTTTTSVSEHFPESAASVASLEDILQMAAEPSPVKHEHIDAAVPSSSDSDGKPLKYVSRKLRTSQLEKLMTKEELEEEQRMQQKQLAAIFQLLRDNKETFGVVTEGDVKEQLKLYSK; encoded by the exons ATGGATGCGATTTTTGATGCGTCGTTTGTCGTGCCCGCGGTCATATTCACTTTTCTTGCAATTATCTTGGCTACCTCGCTCTTCGGTAAGAAAGCCGACCCAAAGTCCGAGGCAATCGGAGACGATGCTCCTGTAGAGGAAACTCTGAGGGAAGGAGAACAATCACAACCTAAACCCGAAACACATGAGGTTTCACAGAGTGAAGTTCACAGAATAGAAGAGATCAGGACAGAACCAGAGTCTGATGTTCCCGCAGTGGCCCCGGTGTTGGAGGAGATGGGAGCGCTGGAGAAAGAGCCCGTGATCCAGGCTGAGATTCCGCCTGCGCAACAGGAGTCGGAGAAAAGTCCGATAACG GTCCAGCAGGCCCGGGATTGGATTTGG GAGTCTGTGTCACTGACCCTATCAGCAGCATCAAGGGTCCTGGAGAGCGAACCACCACCACTGGAGAAAGCGATCGTTCCAGAACTCACGGACCTCGCTTCCCAAGTGGGCTTTGCACTGGCTCCTAAACCGGTGCCGGTTCTTGAAGCAGCCTCTGAACCCGAACTTGTTCCTGAAGCACCTGCTGAAGCAGAACCTGTTGCACAAGTGGTACTTGAACGAGAAAATCTTCCTGAAGTTGCCTCTGCAGTAGCCCCCGGACCCACATCCATCCCTGAGGCCGCCCCTACAGTGGCCTTTGAACCCACATCGATCCCCGAGGCCACTCCCACGGCAGCCCCCGAACCTGCATCCATCCCAGAGGTCACTCCTGTGGCAGCCCCCGGACCCACATCCATCCCTGAGGCCGCCCCTACAGTGGCCTTTGAACCCACATCGATCCCCGAGGCCACTCCCACGGCAGCCCCCGAAC CTGCATCCATCCCAGAGGTCACTCCTGTGGCAGCCCCCGGACCCGCATCCATCCCTGAGGCCGCCCCTACAGTGACCTTTCAACCCACATCAATCCCCGAGGCCACTCCCATGGGAGCCCCTGAACCCACATCGATCCCAGAGGTCACTTTTGTGGCAGCCCCCGAACTGGCATCGATCCCCGAGGCCGCCCATGTGGCAGCCCCCCAACCCGCATCGATCCCTGAGGCCGCCCCTGTGGCAGTCCCCGAACCAGCATCGATCCCAGAGGTCACTTTTGTGGCAGCCCCCGAACCGGCATCGATCCCCGAGGCCGCCCATGTGGCAGCCCCCCAACCCGCATCGATCCCCGAGGCCGCCCCTGTGGCAGTCCCCGAACCGGCATCGATCCCCGAGGCCGCCCATGTGGCAGCCCCCCAACCCGCATCGATCCCCGAGGCCGCCCCTGTGGCAGTCCCCGAACCAGCATCGATCCCCGAGGCCGCCCATGTGGCAGCCCCCCAACCCACATCGATCCCCGAGGCTGCCCCTGTGGCAGTCCCCGAACCGGCATCGATCCCCGAGGCCGCCCATGTGGCAGCCCCCCAACCCGCATTGATCCCCGAGGCCGCCCATGTGGCAGCCTCAGAATCAGCACCCATCCCCGAGGCCACTCCCACGGGAGCCCCTGAACCCACATCGATCCCAGAGGTCACTTTTGTGGCAGCCCCCGAACCAGCATCGACCCCCGAGGCCGCTCCTGTGGCAGCCTCAGAATCAGCACCCATCCCTGCGGCCGCCCCTACGGCAGCCCCTGAAAAAGTATCTATTCCTGAGACCAGCCCTAAAGTGGATTCTGAACAGGAATCGGTTCCCAAGGCTTCCCCTACTGATTCAGTGCCTGAACCTATTCTTGACCCCTTTTTCACGACCACAACATCAGTCTCGGAACATTTTCCAGAATCTGCTGCTTCTGTGGCTTCTCTGGAGGACATCCTGCAGATGGCAGCAGAGCCCAGCCCAGTGAAACACGAGCATATTG ATGCTGCAGTGCCGTCCAGCTCCGACAGTGATGGTAAGCCTCTGAAGTACGTCTCCAGAAAACTGAGAACCAGTCAACTTGAGAAGCTGATGACCAAGGAAGAGTTGGAGGAAGAGCAGAG
- the LOC125718169 gene encoding calphotin-like isoform X12, with amino-acid sequence MDAIFDASFVVPAVIFTFLAIILATSLFGKKADPKSEAIGDDAPVEETLREGEQSQPKPETHEVSQSEVHRIEEIRTEPESDVPAVAPVLEEMGALEKEPVIQAEIPPAQQESEKSPITVQQARDWIWESVSLTLSAASRVLESEPPPLEKAIVPELTDLASQVGFALAPKPVPVLEAASEPELVPEAPAEAEPVAQVVLERENLPEVASAVAPGPTSIPEAAPTVAFEPTSIPEATPTAAPEPASIPEVTPVAAPGPASIPEAAPTVAFEPTSIPKATPTAAPEPASIPEVTPVAAPGPASIPEAAPTVTFQPTSIPEATPMGAPEPTSIPEVTFVAAPELASIPEAAHVAAPQPASIPEAAPVAVPEPASIPEVTFVAAPEPASIPEAAHVAAPQPASIPEAAPVAVPEPASIPEAAHVAAPQPASIPEAAPVAVPEPASIPEAAHVAAPQPTSIPEAAPVAVPEPASIPEAAHVAAPQPALIPEAAHVAASESAPIPEATPTGAPEPTSIPEVTFVAAPEPASTPEAAPVAASESAPIPAAAPTAAPEKVSIPETSPKVDSEQESVPKASPTDSVPEPILDPFFTTTTSVSEHFPESAASVASLEDILQMAAEPSPVKHEHIDAAVPSSSDSDGKPLKYVSRKLRTSQLEKLMTKEELEEEQRMQQKQLAAIFQLLRDNKETFGVVTEGDVKEQLKLYSK; translated from the exons ATGGATGCGATTTTTGATGCGTCGTTTGTCGTGCCCGCGGTCATATTCACTTTTCTTGCAATTATCTTGGCTACCTCGCTCTTCGGTAAGAAAGCCGACCCAAAGTCCGAGGCAATCGGAGACGATGCTCCTGTAGAGGAAACTCTGAGGGAAGGAGAACAATCACAACCTAAACCCGAAACACATGAGGTTTCACAGAGTGAAGTTCACAGAATAGAAGAGATCAGGACAGAACCAGAGTCTGATGTTCCCGCAGTGGCCCCGGTGTTGGAGGAGATGGGAGCGCTGGAGAAAGAGCCCGTGATCCAGGCTGAGATTCCGCCTGCGCAACAGGAGTCGGAGAAAAGTCCGATAACG GTCCAGCAGGCCCGGGATTGGATTTGG GAGTCTGTGTCACTGACCCTATCAGCAGCATCAAGGGTCCTGGAGAGCGAACCACCACCACTGGAGAAAGCGATCGTTCCAGAACTCACGGACCTCGCTTCCCAAGTGGGCTTTGCACTGGCTCCTAAACCGGTGCCGGTTCTTGAAGCAGCCTCTGAACCCGAACTTGTTCCTGAAGCACCTGCTGAAGCAGAACCTGTTGCACAAGTGGTACTTGAACGAGAAAATCTTCCTGAAGTTGCCTCTGCAGTAGCCCCCGGACCCACATCCATCCCTGAGGCCGCCCCTACAGTGGCCTTTGAACCCACATCGATCCCCGAGGCCACTCCCACGGCAGCCCCCGAAC CTGCATCCATCCCAGAGGTCACTCCTGTGGCAGCCCCCGGACCCGCATCCATCCCTGAGGCCGCCCCTACAGTGGCCTTTGAACCCACATCAATCCCCAAGGCCACCCCCACGGCAGCCCCCGAACCTGCATCCATCCCAGAGGTCACTCCTGTGGCAGCCCCCGGACCCGCATCCATCCCTGAGGCCGCCCCTACAGTGACCTTTCAACCCACATCAATCCCCGAGGCCACTCCCATGGGAGCCCCTGAACCCACATCGATCCCAGAGGTCACTTTTGTGGCAGCCCCCGAACTGGCATCGATCCCCGAGGCCGCCCATGTGGCAGCCCCCCAACCCGCATCGATCCCTGAGGCCGCCCCTGTGGCAGTCCCCGAACCAGCATCGATCCCAGAGGTCACTTTTGTGGCAGCCCCCGAACCGGCATCGATCCCCGAGGCCGCCCATGTGGCAGCCCCCCAACCCGCATCGATCCCCGAGGCCGCCCCTGTGGCAGTCCCCGAACCGGCATCGATCCCCGAGGCCGCCCATGTGGCAGCCCCCCAACCCGCATCGATCCCCGAGGCCGCCCCTGTGGCAGTCCCCGAACCAGCATCGATCCCCGAGGCCGCCCATGTGGCAGCCCCCCAACCCACATCGATCCCCGAGGCTGCCCCTGTGGCAGTCCCCGAACCGGCATCGATCCCCGAGGCCGCCCATGTGGCAGCCCCCCAACCCGCATTGATCCCCGAGGCCGCCCATGTGGCAGCCTCAGAATCAGCACCCATCCCCGAGGCCACTCCCACGGGAGCCCCTGAACCCACATCGATCCCAGAGGTCACTTTTGTGGCAGCCCCCGAACCAGCATCGACCCCCGAGGCCGCTCCTGTGGCAGCCTCAGAATCAGCACCCATCCCTGCGGCCGCCCCTACGGCAGCCCCTGAAAAAGTATCTATTCCTGAGACCAGCCCTAAAGTGGATTCTGAACAGGAATCGGTTCCCAAGGCTTCCCCTACTGATTCAGTGCCTGAACCTATTCTTGACCCCTTTTTCACGACCACAACATCAGTCTCGGAACATTTTCCAGAATCTGCTGCTTCTGTGGCTTCTCTGGAGGACATCCTGCAGATGGCAGCAGAGCCCAGCCCAGTGAAACACGAGCATATTG ATGCTGCAGTGCCGTCCAGCTCCGACAGTGATGGTAAGCCTCTGAAGTACGTCTCCAGAAAACTGAGAACCAGTCAACTTGAGAAGCTGATGACCAAGGAAGAGTTGGAGGAAGAGCAGAG
- the LOC125718169 gene encoding calphotin-like isoform X4, with protein MDAIFDASFVVPAVIFTFLAIILATSLFGKKADPKSEAIGDDAPVEETLREGEQSQPKPETHEVSQSEVHRIEEIRTEPESDVPAVAPVLEEMGALEKEPVIQAEIPPAQQESEKSPITVQQARDWIWESVSLTLSAASRVLESEPPPLEKAIVPELTDLASQVGFALAPKPVPVLEAASEPELVPEAPAEAEPVAQVVLERENLPEVASAVAPGPTSIPEAAPTVAFEPTSIPEATPTAAPEPASIPEVTPVAAPGPTSIPEAAPTVAFEPTSIPEATPTAAPEPASIPEVTPVAAPEPASIPEATHVAAPEPASILEATPTVAFEPTSIPKATPTAAPEPASIPEVTPVAAPGPASIPEAAPTVAFEPTSIPKATPTAAPEPASIPEVTPVAAPGPASIPEAAPTVTFQPTSIPEATPMGAPEPTSIPEVTFVAAPELASIPEAAHVAAPQPASIPEAAPVAVPEPASIPEVTFVAAPEPASIPEAAHVAAPQPASIPEAAPVAVPEPASIPEAAHVAAPQPASIPEAAPVAVPEPASIPEAAHVAAPQPTSIPEAAPVAVPEPASIPEAAHVAAPQPALIPEAAHVAASESAPIPEATPTGAPEPTSIPEVTFVAAPEPASTPEAAPVAASESAPIPAAAPTAAPEKVSIPETSPKVDSEQESVPKASPTDSVPEPILDPFFTTTTSVSEHFPESAASVASLEDILQMAAEPSPVKHEHIDAAVPSSSDSDGKPLKYVSRKLRTSQLEKLMTKEELEEEQRMQQKQLAAIFQLLRDNKETFGVVTEGDVKEQLKLYSK; from the exons ATGGATGCGATTTTTGATGCGTCGTTTGTCGTGCCCGCGGTCATATTCACTTTTCTTGCAATTATCTTGGCTACCTCGCTCTTCGGTAAGAAAGCCGACCCAAAGTCCGAGGCAATCGGAGACGATGCTCCTGTAGAGGAAACTCTGAGGGAAGGAGAACAATCACAACCTAAACCCGAAACACATGAGGTTTCACAGAGTGAAGTTCACAGAATAGAAGAGATCAGGACAGAACCAGAGTCTGATGTTCCCGCAGTGGCCCCGGTGTTGGAGGAGATGGGAGCGCTGGAGAAAGAGCCCGTGATCCAGGCTGAGATTCCGCCTGCGCAACAGGAGTCGGAGAAAAGTCCGATAACG GTCCAGCAGGCCCGGGATTGGATTTGG GAGTCTGTGTCACTGACCCTATCAGCAGCATCAAGGGTCCTGGAGAGCGAACCACCACCACTGGAGAAAGCGATCGTTCCAGAACTCACGGACCTCGCTTCCCAAGTGGGCTTTGCACTGGCTCCTAAACCGGTGCCGGTTCTTGAAGCAGCCTCTGAACCCGAACTTGTTCCTGAAGCACCTGCTGAAGCAGAACCTGTTGCACAAGTGGTACTTGAACGAGAAAATCTTCCTGAAGTTGCCTCTGCAGTAGCCCCCGGACCCACATCCATCCCTGAGGCCGCCCCTACAGTGGCCTTTGAACCCACATCGATCCCCGAGGCCACTCCCACGGCAGCCCCCGAACCTGCATCCATCCCAGAGGTCACTCCTGTGGCAGCCCCCGGACCCACATCCATCCCTGAGGCCGCCCCTACAGTGGCCTTTGAACCCACATCGATCCCCGAGGCCACTCCCACGGCAGCCCCCGAACCTGCATCCATCCCAGAGGTCACTCCTGTGGCAGCCCCCGAACCTGCATCGATCCCTGAGGCCACCCATGTGGCAGCCCCCGAACCTGCATCCATCCTTGAGGCCACCCCTACAGTGGCCTTTGAACCCACATCAATCCCCAAGGCCACCCCCACGGCAGCCCCCGAAC CTGCATCCATCCCAGAGGTCACTCCTGTGGCAGCCCCCGGACCCGCATCCATCCCTGAGGCCGCCCCTACAGTGGCCTTTGAACCCACATCAATCCCCAAGGCCACCCCCACGGCAGCCCCCGAACCTGCATCCATCCCAGAGGTCACTCCTGTGGCAGCCCCCGGACCCGCATCCATCCCTGAGGCCGCCCCTACAGTGACCTTTCAACCCACATCAATCCCCGAGGCCACTCCCATGGGAGCCCCTGAACCCACATCGATCCCAGAGGTCACTTTTGTGGCAGCCCCCGAACTGGCATCGATCCCCGAGGCCGCCCATGTGGCAGCCCCCCAACCCGCATCGATCCCTGAGGCCGCCCCTGTGGCAGTCCCCGAACCAGCATCGATCCCAGAGGTCACTTTTGTGGCAGCCCCCGAACCGGCATCGATCCCCGAGGCCGCCCATGTGGCAGCCCCCCAACCCGCATCGATCCCCGAGGCCGCCCCTGTGGCAGTCCCCGAACCGGCATCGATCCCCGAGGCCGCCCATGTGGCAGCCCCCCAACCCGCATCGATCCCCGAGGCCGCCCCTGTGGCAGTCCCCGAACCAGCATCGATCCCCGAGGCCGCCCATGTGGCAGCCCCCCAACCCACATCGATCCCCGAGGCTGCCCCTGTGGCAGTCCCCGAACCGGCATCGATCCCCGAGGCCGCCCATGTGGCAGCCCCCCAACCCGCATTGATCCCCGAGGCCGCCCATGTGGCAGCCTCAGAATCAGCACCCATCCCCGAGGCCACTCCCACGGGAGCCCCTGAACCCACATCGATCCCAGAGGTCACTTTTGTGGCAGCCCCCGAACCAGCATCGACCCCCGAGGCCGCTCCTGTGGCAGCCTCAGAATCAGCACCCATCCCTGCGGCCGCCCCTACGGCAGCCCCTGAAAAAGTATCTATTCCTGAGACCAGCCCTAAAGTGGATTCTGAACAGGAATCGGTTCCCAAGGCTTCCCCTACTGATTCAGTGCCTGAACCTATTCTTGACCCCTTTTTCACGACCACAACATCAGTCTCGGAACATTTTCCAGAATCTGCTGCTTCTGTGGCTTCTCTGGAGGACATCCTGCAGATGGCAGCAGAGCCCAGCCCAGTGAAACACGAGCATATTG ATGCTGCAGTGCCGTCCAGCTCCGACAGTGATGGTAAGCCTCTGAAGTACGTCTCCAGAAAACTGAGAACCAGTCAACTTGAGAAGCTGATGACCAAGGAAGAGTTGGAGGAAGAGCAGAG
- the LOC125718169 gene encoding BCL-6 corepressor-like protein 1 isoform X6, with translation MDAIFDASFVVPAVIFTFLAIILATSLFGKKADPKSEAIGDDAPVEETLREGEQSQPKPETHEVSQSEVHRIEEIRTEPESDVPAVAPVLEEMGALEKEPVIQAEIPPAQQESEKSPITVQQARDWIWESVSLTLSAASRVLESEPPPLEKAIVPELTDLASQVGFALAPKPVPVLEAASEPELVPEAPAEAEPVAQVVLERENLPEVASAVAPGPTSIPEAAPTVAFEPTSIPEATPTAAPEPASIPEVTPVAAPGPTSIPEAAPTVAFEPTSIPEATPTAAPEPASIPEVTPVAAPEPASIPEATHVAAPEPASILEATPTVAFEPTSIPKATPTAAPEPASIPEVTPVAAPGPTSIPEATPTAAPEPASIPEVTPVAAPGPASIPEAAPTVAFEPTSIPKATPTAAPEPASIPEVTPVAAPGPASIPEAAPTVTFQPTSIPEATPMGAPEPTSIPEVTFVAAPELASIPEAAHVAAPQPASIPEAAPVAVPEPASIPEVTFVAAPEPASIPEAAHVAAPQPASIPEAAPVAVPEPASIPEAAHVAAPQPASIPEAAPVAVPEPASIPEAAHVAAPQPTSIPEAAPVAVPEPASIPEAAHVAAPQPALIPEAAHVAASESAPIPEATPTGAPEPTSIPEVTFVAAPEPASTPEAAPVAASESAPIPAAAPTAAPEKVSIPETSPKVDSEQESVPKASPTDSVPEPILDPFFTTTTSVSEHFPESAASVASLEDILQMAAEPSPVKHEHIVPSSSDSDGKPLKYVSRKLRTSQLEKLMTKEELEEEQRAEE, from the exons ATGGATGCGATTTTTGATGCGTCGTTTGTCGTGCCCGCGGTCATATTCACTTTTCTTGCAATTATCTTGGCTACCTCGCTCTTCGGTAAGAAAGCCGACCCAAAGTCCGAGGCAATCGGAGACGATGCTCCTGTAGAGGAAACTCTGAGGGAAGGAGAACAATCACAACCTAAACCCGAAACACATGAGGTTTCACAGAGTGAAGTTCACAGAATAGAAGAGATCAGGACAGAACCAGAGTCTGATGTTCCCGCAGTGGCCCCGGTGTTGGAGGAGATGGGAGCGCTGGAGAAAGAGCCCGTGATCCAGGCTGAGATTCCGCCTGCGCAACAGGAGTCGGAGAAAAGTCCGATAACG GTCCAGCAGGCCCGGGATTGGATTTGG GAGTCTGTGTCACTGACCCTATCAGCAGCATCAAGGGTCCTGGAGAGCGAACCACCACCACTGGAGAAAGCGATCGTTCCAGAACTCACGGACCTCGCTTCCCAAGTGGGCTTTGCACTGGCTCCTAAACCGGTGCCGGTTCTTGAAGCAGCCTCTGAACCCGAACTTGTTCCTGAAGCACCTGCTGAAGCAGAACCTGTTGCACAAGTGGTACTTGAACGAGAAAATCTTCCTGAAGTTGCCTCTGCAGTAGCCCCCGGACCCACATCCATCCCTGAGGCCGCCCCTACAGTGGCCTTTGAACCCACATCGATCCCCGAGGCCACTCCCACGGCAGCCCCCGAACCTGCATCCATCCCAGAGGTCACTCCTGTGGCAGCCCCCGGACCCACATCCATCCCTGAGGCCGCCCCTACAGTGGCCTTTGAACCCACATCGATCCCCGAGGCCACTCCCACGGCAGCCCCCGAACCTGCATCCATCCCAGAGGTCACTCCTGTGGCAGCCCCCGAACCTGCATCGATCCCTGAGGCCACCCATGTGGCAGCCCCCGAACCTGCATCCATCCTTGAGGCCACCCCTACAGTGGCCTTTGAACCCACATCAATCCCCAAGGCCACCCCCACGGCAGCCCCCGAACCTGCATCCATCCCAGAGGTCACTCCTGTGGCAGCCCCCGGACCCACATCAATCCCCGAGGCCACTCCCACGGCAGCCCCCGAACCTGCATCCATCCCAGAGGTCACTCCTGTGGCAGCCCCCGGACCCGCATCCATCCCTGAGGCCGCCCCTACAGTGGCCTTTGAACCCACATCAATCCCCAAGGCCACCCCCACGGCAGCCCCCGAACCTGCATCCATCCCAGAGGTCACTCCTGTGGCAGCCCCCGGACCCGCATCCATCCCTGAGGCCGCCCCTACAGTGACCTTTCAACCCACATCAATCCCCGAGGCCACTCCCATGGGAGCCCCTGAACCCACATCGATCCCAGAGGTCACTTTTGTGGCAGCCCCCGAACTGGCATCGATCCCCGAGGCCGCCCATGTGGCAGCCCCCCAACCCGCATCGATCCCTGAGGCCGCCCCTGTGGCAGTCCCCGAACCAGCATCGATCCCAGAGGTCACTTTTGTGGCAGCCCCCGAACCGGCATCGATCCCCGAGGCCGCCCATGTGGCAGCCCCCCAACCCGCATCGATCCCCGAGGCCGCCCCTGTGGCAGTCCCCGAACCGGCATCGATCCCCGAGGCCGCCCATGTGGCAGCCCCCCAACCCGCATCGATCCCCGAGGCCGCCCCTGTGGCAGTCCCCGAACCAGCATCGATCCCCGAGGCCGCCCATGTGGCAGCCCCCCAACCCACATCGATCCCCGAGGCTGCCCCTGTGGCAGTCCCCGAACCGGCATCGATCCCCGAGGCCGCCCATGTGGCAGCCCCCCAACCCGCATTGATCCCCGAGGCCGCCCATGTGGCAGCCTCAGAATCAGCACCCATCCCCGAGGCCACTCCCACGGGAGCCCCTGAACCCACATCGATCCCAGAGGTCACTTTTGTGGCAGCCCCCGAACCAGCATCGACCCCCGAGGCCGCTCCTGTGGCAGCCTCAGAATCAGCACCCATCCCTGCGGCCGCCCCTACGGCAGCCCCTGAAAAAGTATCTATTCCTGAGACCAGCCCTAAAGTGGATTCTGAACAGGAATCGGTTCCCAAGGCTTCCCCTACTGATTCAGTGCCTGAACCTATTCTTGACCCCTTTTTCACGACCACAACATCAGTCTCGGAACATTTTCCAGAATCTGCTGCTTCTGTGGCTTCTCTGGAGGACATCCTGCAGATGGCAGCAGAGCCCAGCCCAGTGAAACACGAGCATATTG TGCCGTCCAGCTCCGACAGTGATGGTAAGCCTCTGAAGTACGTCTCCAGAAAACTGAGAACCAGTCAACTTGAGAAGCTGATGACCAAGGAAGAGTTGGAGGAAGAGCAGAG